The genomic segment TTCTGCTAGATCTTTCACTCTGCAGATTCTGGGAGCTAagacataaaaacaaaagtttgaaTTTGAAAGAACAGCAATGCTTTCAGAGTAAAAGCAGCTTCCAAGCTTTGCTTGTCTCTCGGGGTTCTGGTTCTCTCTTCAAATTTAGCCAGGTAATTTCTCCTCCTTTGTGTCACTCTTTAAcgcttttaataatatttttggaCATTTGTTCAACATTTTTGGCTGTTTTGGTGTGAGAATTAGTTTGAATAATAGGGACTACTATAACTGAAGACTAGAACACTTGTGTTTATTTTCACAATCAAATCACCCAAATTGAAGATATATAGGGGAAATATAAATTGAAGCCTAGGGatattaagaaaataagtaattgtgaatcttaaataaaattaagacaacTAGTGTACATAGAGGTGTGACAAATAGCCCCTCCTGCATAATGCTAATCCTGTTACAAATTTCAGAAAGCAAAATAgcaatacatattattttaacttttaaacattttgacCAAATGtcataatatttacataaaagcAAAATGCTGAAAATAATCCCAATATCCAACATTAGTATTTTAGTTTAACAAATTATGATAGATTAACATTTGGGCCAATAATATAGTCCTCAAAAAGGATAATTATGGTGACTatgtaaaaaatgaaatgcttatGACATAAAATAACAATAGCAGAACACAAAATAACATGTTTGCTATAAATAATAAGTATGTTTCTGAAAGATAAGgagcaaaaatatacaaagagtATTTCTATTTCACTGTAGAACTAGGTAATTtttctccttaaattttttttgcacTTCTATAGTTTTCTCAAGAACAAAGACCAAGATTTCAAAACTTATGAAAAAACCAGCATGCTAATCATTTTCCTAAACAATTTCAGCATGAAAAATTGtcatattaaaaaggaaaataaaacaaaaagaaagggaaggcaaTGAGCAGTTTGAATTTATAGTCTAATAACTCAGAATCTGCAACCACCAGGCCAAGGCGATTTCAGTTTTTTCGTTCTGTGATTCCTGTGTAGCTTGCAAAAACAACCTTGGCTTCCGATAAGCataaatttatttcagaaaatgaaaaagtgggactgggcatggtagttcacgtctgtaatcccagcactttaagaggctgagacaggaggattgcttgaggccaggagttcaagaccagcctgggcaacatagtgagacctatctctacaaaatttctttttcaaaaatagccagatatggtggcgtgtgcctgtattcccggcttcttggaaggctgaggcaggagggtcccttgagcctaggaagtggaggctacaatgagctaggatcatgccactgcgctgtagcctgggaaacagagtaaaaccttttctctgaaaagaaaagaaaggaaaagaaaaaagaaaagagggtgaaaaaataaacaaaaatctggGACTTTATATTTATTATCAGGTCTTGATTCGGTTCTCAGTGGATGAGGTttggagaaaatacatttctatcatTTGAAAATGATTAGTCTGTTCTTTTACTCTCCAGCAGGAAGaataatgtatgtgtgtatagatgtatgtatatgtacacaattgtttgtatacaaatacacacatagtCTGTATATATTGTAGTATACATATAcctataatacatatattttaatacataatatataatatacatacatataacatatattatatatacaattattcatttttaaactaCTTTGTACTTTTACAAAGTGAgcaatttctatttttccttgtaTCTGCTTTACTGATGTACATCAGAGATTATTTACTCATCAAAAGTGCACATGGTTCTTGTCAGAGTAATTTGATCAACAGCTAGACAATTCCTTCTCCCCAAGACATACCTACTAATAAATGAAGTTTTTCCTAAACTTCAACTTTTCCCATATCTCTCTGTTTGGCTAAGTGCTACCAATTctgtaattctaattttaaaactcaCTTCCTCAAGGTGGCATTTTCTGATTCTATAATCCAAATTATAACCCACCTGACCCTACCACCTTTATTTAAATAGTACTCCATTCCTATCACAAATTATGGTGCATTACTACATATTTATTCCTTTACCATCTGCCTCCAATATGAAAGCTACTAAAGGACAGAGACCATACCTGTTTGATTCATTCAtactatgtaaatatattatttaatatttagtatATTCTATATTCACATATGACAAGTGAGTTTCTGgttaggattctttttttctctaggaCAGTTTTATCTTACGTTCTTTCTTGAGGGGTAGAGGGAGAATGTGAAGCTGTTTCATTTTGGTGCAACAGAGATGACTTTATgcataaaataaattacttttatgttaaaatataattattagggcaacatatttataaaatgtcacttttgcttttttttctttctttttatgcaGGAGAAATCAATGGTTCTGCCAATTATGAGATGTTTATATTTCACAACGGAGGTGTACAAATTTTATGCAAATATCCTGACATTGTCCAGCAATTTAAAATGCAGTTGCTGAAAGGGGGGCAAATACTCTGCGATCTCACTAAGACAAAAGGAAGTGGAAACACAGTGTCCATTAAGAGTCTGAAATTCTGCCATTCTCAGTTATCCAACAACagtgtctctttttttctatataactTGGACCGTTCTCATGCCAACTATTACTTCTGCAACCTATCAATTTTTGATCCTCCTCCTTTTAAAGTAACTCTTACGGGAGGATATTTGCATATTTATGGTAAGACATTGCTTTCATCTTCCAAACTTAAgagtatatatatgttttgacAACTTTTCTCACTAATGAAAACACTTAGACAAATAAATATCTTTTGTGTTGAAGTTCACTTAGATGCAGTTGATGGCAATCATTTATAATGAAGACATACGGGTGATGATTTACTATTAATCATAATTAGTATTATTCAGCAATATGCAATGTAATCCCATAGACTGCTAAGTCAGAAATAGATCATATTGCCTTTTAAACACATATGCTATTAAAAATCGGGAAAAACATTAAGACAAATACTTAAACTCATGGCTTAATAATGGGTATTATCTCTATTCACCTAAGATTTAAGGTTTGGTTTTGTACTGTGTTTGTGGAATGAAGTGTGATGATTGAAAATCATAGTTTTATAACATTACTTTTACTACTAcctcttttataaaaatataggcAGAAAAGCCCTTTCTATTAACCACATTTGTAAATACATTATATGCATAATCTTTTAAGTTTTAGTTCCTGGATCCTTGTCATAATACTGAGATGATGTTAGTCTAATAACTTGCCCACTTACTGGATTTCACGACTATAGTAAAGAAAAAGCTTCATTTGATTAAATAGCTCTTTTAAATTTGGTAAGAGAACTCTTGGTTCAGCACTGAAAGAAGAGATTTGATTCTCAGAATTTTTCACTAACATACCTTTTTTTCCAATCCAGAATCACAACTTTGTTGCCAACTGAAGTTCTGGTTACCCATAGGATGTGCAACCTTTGTTGTTGTCTGCATTTTTGGATGCATACTTATTTGTTGGCTTACAAAAAAGGTAAGCAATTTCTATCTTTCCTTGTATCTGCTTTACTGATGTACATCAGTGATTATTTCCTCATCAAAAGTATGCATGGCTCTTGTCAGAGTAGTTTGACCAACAGGGAGACAATTCCTTCCCCCCAAGACATACCTACTAATTAAACTAATCACTTGGAACagaagttatttatttgttttatagccCACACATTCCAAAGAAGACTTGACTTGATGGCTTACAGAGACttatgttatcattattattgttcaaactagatgaggaaattgaggccaagAGAAGACTAAAGGTCAGGAGGA from the Macaca nemestrina isolate mMacNem1 chromosome 11, mMacNem.hap1, whole genome shotgun sequence genome contains:
- the LOC105468052 gene encoding inducible T-cell costimulator isoform X1, with the translated sequence MKSGLWYFFLFCLHMKVLTGEINGSANYEMFIFHNGGVQILCKYPDIVQQFKMQLLKGGQILCDLTKTKGSGNTVSIKSLKFCHSQLSNNSVSFFLYNLDRSHANYYFCNLSIFDPPPFKVTLTGGYLHIYESQLCCQLKFWLPIGCATFVVVCIFGCILICWLTKKKYSSSVHDPNGEYMFMRAVNTAKKSRLTDVTV
- the LOC105468052 gene encoding inducible T-cell costimulator isoform X2 yields the protein MFIFHNGGVQILCKYPDIVQQFKMQLLKGGQILCDLTKTKGSGNTVSIKSLKFCHSQLSNNSVSFFLYNLDRSHANYYFCNLSIFDPPPFKVTLTGGYLHIYESQLCCQLKFWLPIGCATFVVVCIFGCILICWLTKKKYSSSVHDPNGEYMFMRAVNTAKKSRLTDVTV